The following proteins come from a genomic window of Lolium rigidum isolate FL_2022 chromosome 5, APGP_CSIRO_Lrig_0.1, whole genome shotgun sequence:
- the LOC124653427 gene encoding uncharacterized protein LOC124653427 isoform X2, with product MVSLWTETCGTVHVEASSPSNVRLYSVVGLGQCMDAFEKDSSTSTSSLDKLRLKLCGVQVGEENIVSEMVMFSVCCHNRYPTPLDRFSEKEPPTNLESLKLESGK from the exons TGGACAGAAACATGCGGCACTGTCCACGTGGAAGCCTCTTCACCCTCGAATGTTCGTCTTTATAGCGTTGTTGGTTTAG GACAGTGTATGGATGCATTTGAAAAGGacagcagcaccagcaccagcagcTTGGACAAGTTGCGATTGAAGCTTTGTGGAGTCCAAGTCGGTGAAGAGAATATAGTCTCAGAG ATGGTGATGTTTTCTGTTTGCTGTCATAACCGTTACCCGACACCTTTGGATCGCTTCAGCGAAAAGGAGCCGCCCACCAATCTTGAGTCCCTCAAGTTGGAGAGTGGTAAGTAA